In bacterium, the following are encoded in one genomic region:
- a CDS encoding nucleotidyltransferase substrate binding protein gives MIVRDAAIQRFEYTFEAIWKFLKEYLKQEEGIMCNSPKSCFREAFSLGLLTEEETARKQLKVAQAS, from the coding sequence ATTATTGTCCGAGATGCAGCTATTCAACGATTTGAATATACCTTTGAAGCAATATGGAAATTCTTAAAGGAATATCTTAAGCAAGAAGAAGGGATAATGTGTAATTCTCCTAAATCATGTTTTAGGGAAGCCTTCTCCTTAGGATTGTTGACAGAAGAAGAGACGGCCAGGAAGCAATTAAAAGTAGCCCAGGCGTCTTGA
- a CDS encoding HEPN domain-containing protein, translated as MKKNEEEIKLVEDWLRFARENLLFAHSGMKEDYTPYHTICFLSQASAEKYLKAFLIWNGWELKKIHDLEDLLTFCIDFEPAFENLKEECGLLNEYITEARYPGDLPFESIGEDDAIEAIEAADKIEGFVLKKIDIYTHLQH; from the coding sequence ATGAAAAAGAATGAAGAAGAGATTAAATTAGTCGAAGATTGGTTGAGATTTGCTCGAGAAAACCTCTTATTTGCCCACTCGGGAATGAAAGAAGATTATACTCCCTATCATACGATTTGCTTTCTGTCTCAGGCAAGTGCGGAGAAATACTTGAAAGCATTTTTGATATGGAATGGCTGGGAACTTAAGAAAATCCATGATTTAGAGGATTTATTAACTTTTTGTATAGACTTTGAACCGGCGTTTGAAAACTTAAAAGAAGAATGTGGACTGCTAAATGAATATATCACTGAAGCCCGTTATCCAGGGGATCTACCCTTTGAAAGCATTGGTGAGGATGATGCGATAGAAGCTATTGAAGCGGCGGATAAAATTGAAGGATTTGTATTAAAGAAAATAGATATTTATACTCATCTACAACATTGA